A single Meles meles chromosome 20, mMelMel3.1 paternal haplotype, whole genome shotgun sequence DNA region contains:
- the GPR108 gene encoding protein GPR108 isoform X1, with protein sequence MAVSERRGLARRSPAEWGQPLLLLLLLGGCFGRIHRLTLTGEKRADIPLNSFGFYANGSLEVDLSLLRLGFQETEEKGPLVGFSLTRVRSGSIRSYSTRNPHDCPLKKNSSNLLVLFLINTKDLRVQVRKYGEQKKLFISPGLLPEVPSEPVTPKVDSGTTAALHKAKSKPTVSQGDQQGPSGKDKELVLGLGHLNNSYNFSFHVVIGSRAEEGQYNLDFHNCYNAQPGREQPFDITVMIREKNPEGFLSAAEIPLFKLYMVMSAFFLAAGIFWVSVLCKNTYNVFKIHWLMAALAFTKSVSLLFHSINYYFINSQGHPIEGLAVMHYITHLLKGALLFITIALIGSGWAFVKYVLSDKEKKIFGIVIPLQVLANVAYIVIESREEGASDYMLWKEILFLVDLICCGAILFPVVWSIRHLQDASGTDGKDPPSDFLPLGYSPQRPSSIPLPSHPPSVHPGSGREPGQAEAVSALLHHGHLLRVLHADHRHPAAGGRALPVAVAVPALGGGVHPGLLRAHRLQVPACRRQPLPAAAPGGRGGRADGADNDRFWVQGRPIQSQQNSQRPGASVIIPQCLERSSFPHLPPPPSAHSPHPPAPPPKHLRWGRRAARWYGTLLSGTGGRGAHSEESFLVSSPPTPGQPCPCPRATHRSQLCNNDRSVLLPWFLAFLGVEV encoded by the exons ATGGCAGTGAGCGAGAGGAGGGGGCTCGCCCGCCGGAGCCCCGCGGAGTGGGGGCAGCCGCTACTGCTGCTCTTGCTCTTGGGCGGCTGCTTTGGGCGCATCCACCGGCTGACGCTGACG GGGGAGAAGCGAGCAGACATCCCGCTGAACAGCTTCGGCTTCTACGCCAATGGCTCCCTGGAGGTGGACCTGAGCCTCTTGCGGCTGGGCttccaggagacagaagagaagggcCCGCTG GTGGGGTTCAGTCTGACTCGGGTTCGCTCTGGCAGCATTCGATCCTACTCA ACCCGGAACCCCCATGACTGTCCTCTCAAGAAAAACAGCAGCAACCTCCTAGTTCTCTTTCTCATCAACACCAAGGATCTGCG GGTACAGGTGCGGAAGTATGGGGAGCAGAAGAAGCTGTTCATCTCTCCTGGGCTCCTCCCCGAAGTGCCCTCTGAACCAGTCACCCCCAAAGTGGACAGCG GGACCACCGCTGCGCTCCACAAGGCCAAGTCAAAACCCACGGTGTCTCAGGGGGACCAGCAG GGCCCCAGTGGGAAGGATAAGGAGCTGGTCCTGGGTCTCGGGCATCTCAACAATTCCTACAACTTCAGT TTCCACGTGGTCATCGGCTCTCGGGCCGAGGAAGGCCAGTACAACCTCGACTTTCACAATTGCTACAACGCACAGCCGGGCCGGGAGCAGCCCTTCGACATCACG gtcatgatccgggagaaGAACCCCGAGGGCTTCCTGTCGGCGGCGGAAATCCCCCTCTTCAAGCTGTACATGGTCATGTCTGCCTTCTTCCTGGCCGCTGGCATCTTCTGGGTGTCCGTCCTCTGCAAGAACAC GTACAACGTCTTCAAGATCCACTGGCTTATGGCAGCCCTGGCTTTCACCAAGAGCGTCTCCCTTCTCTTCCACAGC ATCAACTACTACTTCATCAACAGCCAGGGCCACCCCATCGAAGGCCTCGCTGTCATGCACTACATCACGCACCT GCTAAAGGGCGCCCTCCTCTTCATCACCATCGCCTTGATCGGCTCCGGCTGGGCCTTCGTCAAGTACGTGCTGTCCGACAAGGAGAAGAAGATCTTTGGGATCGTGATTCCACTGCAG GTCCTGGCCAACGTGGCCTACATCGTCATCGAGTCCCGCGAGGAGGGTGCCAGTGACTACATGCTCTGGAAGGAGATCCTCTTCCTGGTGGATCTCATCTGCTGTGGCGCCATCCTCTTCCCTGTGGTCTG GTCCATCCGGCATCTCCAGGACGCATCCGGCACGGATGGAAAGG ACCCCCCTTCAGACTTCCTGCCCCTTGGATACTCCCCGCAACGGCCCTCCTccattcctctcccctcccaccccccatctgTGCACCCCGGCAGTGGCCGTGAACCTGGCCAAGCTGAAGCTGTTTCGGCATTACTACATCATG GTCATCTGCTACGTGTACTTCACGCGGATCATCGCCATCCTGCTGCAGGTGGCCGTGCCCTTCCAGTGGCAGTGGCTGTACCAG CTCTTGGTGGAGGGGTCCACCCTGGCCTTCTTCGTGCTCACCGGCTACAAGTTCCAGCCTGCCGGCGACAACCCCTACCTGCAGCTGCCccaggaggacgaggaggacgtgCAGATGGAGCAGAT AATGACCGATTCTGGGTTCAGGGAAGGCCTATCCAAAGTCAACAAAACAGCCAGCGGCCGGGAGCTTCTGTGATCATCCCCCAGTGTCTGGAACggtcctccttcccccacctcccgcctCCGCCCTCCGCACACAGTCCTCACCCTCCAGCTCCGCCCCCAAAGCACCTGCGGTGGGGGAGAAGGGCGGCGCGGTGGTACGGCACCCTGCTCTCGGGGACTGGAGGCCGAGGAGCCCATTCAGAAGAGAGCTTCCTTGtctcctctccccctaccccggggcagccctgtccctgccccagggCCACCCACCGCTCGCAACTGTGCAATAATGACCGATCTGTTTTGCTACCCTGGTTCCTTGCCTTTCTGGGTGTTGAGGTCTAA
- the GPR108 gene encoding protein GPR108 isoform X2, which translates to MAVSERRGLARRSPAEWGQPLLLLLLLGGCFGRIHRLTLTGEKRADIPLNSFGFYANGSLEVDLSLLRLGFQETEEKGPLVGFSLTRVRSGSIRSYSTRNPHDCPLKKNSSNLLVLFLINTKDLRVQVRKYGEQKKLFISPGLLPEVPSEPVTPKVDSGTTAALHKAKSKPTVSQGDQQGPSGKDKELVLGLGHLNNSYNFSFHVVIGSRAEEGQYNLDFHNCYNAQPGREQPFDITVMIREKNPEGFLSAAEIPLFKLYMVMSAFFLAAGIFWVSVLCKNTYNVFKIHWLMAALAFTKSVSLLFHSINYYFINSQGHPIEGLAVMHYITHLLKGALLFITIALIGSGWAFVKYVLSDKEKKIFGIVIPLQVLANVAYIVIESREEGASDYMLWKEILFLVDLICCGAILFPVVWSIRHLQDASGTDGKVAVNLAKLKLFRHYYIMVICYVYFTRIIAILLQVAVPFQWQWLYQLLVEGSTLAFFVLTGYKFQPAGDNPYLQLPQEDEEDVQMEQIMTDSGFREGLSKVNKTASGRELL; encoded by the exons ATGGCAGTGAGCGAGAGGAGGGGGCTCGCCCGCCGGAGCCCCGCGGAGTGGGGGCAGCCGCTACTGCTGCTCTTGCTCTTGGGCGGCTGCTTTGGGCGCATCCACCGGCTGACGCTGACG GGGGAGAAGCGAGCAGACATCCCGCTGAACAGCTTCGGCTTCTACGCCAATGGCTCCCTGGAGGTGGACCTGAGCCTCTTGCGGCTGGGCttccaggagacagaagagaagggcCCGCTG GTGGGGTTCAGTCTGACTCGGGTTCGCTCTGGCAGCATTCGATCCTACTCA ACCCGGAACCCCCATGACTGTCCTCTCAAGAAAAACAGCAGCAACCTCCTAGTTCTCTTTCTCATCAACACCAAGGATCTGCG GGTACAGGTGCGGAAGTATGGGGAGCAGAAGAAGCTGTTCATCTCTCCTGGGCTCCTCCCCGAAGTGCCCTCTGAACCAGTCACCCCCAAAGTGGACAGCG GGACCACCGCTGCGCTCCACAAGGCCAAGTCAAAACCCACGGTGTCTCAGGGGGACCAGCAG GGCCCCAGTGGGAAGGATAAGGAGCTGGTCCTGGGTCTCGGGCATCTCAACAATTCCTACAACTTCAGT TTCCACGTGGTCATCGGCTCTCGGGCCGAGGAAGGCCAGTACAACCTCGACTTTCACAATTGCTACAACGCACAGCCGGGCCGGGAGCAGCCCTTCGACATCACG gtcatgatccgggagaaGAACCCCGAGGGCTTCCTGTCGGCGGCGGAAATCCCCCTCTTCAAGCTGTACATGGTCATGTCTGCCTTCTTCCTGGCCGCTGGCATCTTCTGGGTGTCCGTCCTCTGCAAGAACAC GTACAACGTCTTCAAGATCCACTGGCTTATGGCAGCCCTGGCTTTCACCAAGAGCGTCTCCCTTCTCTTCCACAGC ATCAACTACTACTTCATCAACAGCCAGGGCCACCCCATCGAAGGCCTCGCTGTCATGCACTACATCACGCACCT GCTAAAGGGCGCCCTCCTCTTCATCACCATCGCCTTGATCGGCTCCGGCTGGGCCTTCGTCAAGTACGTGCTGTCCGACAAGGAGAAGAAGATCTTTGGGATCGTGATTCCACTGCAG GTCCTGGCCAACGTGGCCTACATCGTCATCGAGTCCCGCGAGGAGGGTGCCAGTGACTACATGCTCTGGAAGGAGATCCTCTTCCTGGTGGATCTCATCTGCTGTGGCGCCATCCTCTTCCCTGTGGTCTG GTCCATCCGGCATCTCCAGGACGCATCCGGCACGGATGGAAAGG TGGCCGTGAACCTGGCCAAGCTGAAGCTGTTTCGGCATTACTACATCATG GTCATCTGCTACGTGTACTTCACGCGGATCATCGCCATCCTGCTGCAGGTGGCCGTGCCCTTCCAGTGGCAGTGGCTGTACCAG CTCTTGGTGGAGGGGTCCACCCTGGCCTTCTTCGTGCTCACCGGCTACAAGTTCCAGCCTGCCGGCGACAACCCCTACCTGCAGCTGCCccaggaggacgaggaggacgtgCAGATGGAGCAGAT AATGACCGATTCTGGGTTCAGGGAAGGCCTATCCAAAGTCAACAAAACAGCCAGCGGCCGGGAGCTTCTGTGA